AGTTCATCGCCGTGTTCGAGGAGGAGGCGCGCAAGCACGGCGACATCCGCTTGCTGGCCCAAGGGACGCTCTACCCCGATGTCATCGAAAGCGGCACCGGATCGGCGGCCGTCATCAAGTCCCACCATAATGTCGGGGGCTTGCCGGAGAAGATGGGCATGAAGCTGGTGGAGCCGCTGCGCAATCTGTTCAAGGACGAGGTGCGCGCGGTCGGCCACGAGCTGGGCCTGCCCGATGAGATCGTCTGGCGCCAGCCCTTTCCCGGCCCGGGGCTGGCGGTGCGCATCCTGGGCGAGATCACCCGGGAACGCCTGGAGACCTCGCGCCAGGTGGACAAGATCATCATTGACGAGATCACCCGCGCCGGGCTCTACCGCAAGCTGTTTCAAGCATTCGGCGTGCTGGCGCCCATTCGCAGCGTCGGGGTCATGGGCGACCAGCGCACCTACGGCGAGACCGCCATCGTGCGCGCGGTTGCCGGCGACGACGCGATGACCGCCGACTGGGCCGACCTGCCGCACGAGGTGCTGGCCGCCATCGCCAACCGCATCGTCAACGAAGTCGCGGGCATCACCCGCGTGGTTTACGACATCACCTCCAAACCCCCCGCGACGATCGAGTGGGAGTAGGGCGGAACTCACCGCGGAAAACGCTGAGGGCGCAGAGGAATCGTAGGGGCGGTTCGTGAACCGCCCGTTTTATTTACCTTCCTCTCCGCGTTCTCCGCGTCCCGCCAGTTGCAGCACCTGCGCGATGATAAGGTCTTCCGCTTCCGGCCGCAGCGGTGCGGGCATGAGCGTGTAGAAGTAGTTCCCGTTCACCTCGTAGCCGCCCTCGGGGAAACGGTGCCTGGGCATCACGTAGTCCGTCAGCACCGACGGGCCGGCGTAGGCCGCGACCATCAGCGGGCGCCCCGCCAGCAGGTGCTTGATGCGCAGGCCGATCTCCACCCCGATCTCGCCGCTGAGCGCCACCAGGGCGAAGTCGCCGATGCCCAGCACCTGCGCCATCGCCCGACAGGTGCGCGGGAATTCGCCGCTGCCATCCATCGTCTCCAGCATTCGCCGCGCCCATGCCGCGCGCCAGGGATTGGGGTCGCGCATGCCGGCCTCGGCCTGCGCTCGTGTCGGCGGATCCGCCAGCGGCAGCTCGAAATCCGAGCGCCGGGTCCACACGGGGCCGGCGACGGGGCGCATGGGGGACTCCATAACCGCGCCCACCGCATCGGCCAGAGCGCGGCCGAATCCCTGCGCCCGCTCCACCGGGCCGTATTCGAAGCGCCCGTCCGCCCCGATACTGCGCGGCTTGACGTCCGCGGCACAGCCCTGCACGAACATGGCCTGGAGGGCGGGATGCCGCTGCTCGATCAGGGCCTGTGCGAAGCCGGCGTAGTCGCCGCCGATGAGATTACCGGCATAGGTGCTCGGGTGACAGGCATAATCGAAGACCACAGCGTCGCCGGCGCGGAGCACGTCTACGGTGGGATCGGTGGGGCCGTGCGGGTTGGGGGCGGTGATGGCGCCGGCGAGCGTCGGCAGGCGACGGTTGATGCCGATGTCCGCGCGGCCGATCCCAAATGAAGCCTCGGCCTGCTGCATATCGGCAGCGGCGCGCGCGCCCGCGGAAACGATGCGGCTCACCACCGCGGCCGCATATTCCC
The DNA window shown above is from Armatimonadota bacterium and carries:
- a CDS encoding neutral/alkaline non-lysosomal ceramidase N-terminal domain-containing protein, whose product is MRVGFARECITPDRRLWMAGFAARDRPCEGAYQDIFVKALALGDGAPRAVLITSDLLFFDDVNQGRIERGLCEAVGLEPHQIVLTASHTHSGPAINEREWPLYPDFDREYAAAVVSRIVSAGARAAADMQQAEASFGIGRADIGINRRLPTLAGAITAPNPHGPTDPTVDVLRAGDAVVFDYACHPSTYAGNLIGGDYAGFAQALIEQRHPALQAMFVQGCAADVKPRSIGADGRFEYGPVERAQGFGRALADAVGAVMESPMRPVAGPVWTRRSDFELPLADPPTRAQAEAGMRDPNPWRAAWARRMLETMDGSGEFPRTCRAMAQVLGIGDFALVALSGEIGVEIGLRIKHLLAGRPLMVAAYAGPSVLTDYVMPRHRFPEGGYEVNGNYFYTLMPAPLRPEAEDLIIAQVLQLAGRGERGEEGK